Below is a genomic region from Actinomycetota bacterium.
CGCGGTCGACCGCCGACGCCTGGAGCGCTGGCTGGTGCTGCGGTGAGGGTCGGGCTCGACGCGACCCCGCTGCTCGGGCCGCGGACGGGCGTCGGCCGCTACGTGGCCGGACTGGCCGGGGCGCTGGCCACCCTGGCCGGGCCGGAGCCGGAGGAGCTGGCCCTGGTCCCGTTCTCCTGGCGGGGCACCCGCGACCTGCCGGCCGTGGCCTCGCAGGGCACCGGCGACGTGCCTGGTGTGGCCCGGGACGGCCCGCGCGTCCGGTACGGGCGCCGGCGGGCCCCGGCCCGCCTGCTCCAGGCCGCCTGGGCCCGCCTGCCCTGGCCGCCCGTCGAGTGGCTCTCGGGCCCGGTCGAGGTGTTCCACGGCACCAACTTCGTCGCCCCGCCGACCCGGCGGGCCGCCACCGTCGTCACCGTCCACGACCTCACCTACCTGCGGTTCCCTGAGATGGTGACCGACGCCTCGGCCCGCTACCGCGACCTCGTCCCCCGCGCCCTCCGCCGGGGCGCGGTCGTCTGCACCCCCACCGCCGCCGTCGCCACCGAGGTCGCCGCCGAGTACGGCCTCCCCCCCGACCGCCTGGTCGTCACCCCCCTCGGCGTCGACCCCTCCTGGCGCCAGGCCACCCCGCCCGACCCGTCCTGGCTCGCCACCCACGGCCTCCCCGGCCGCTACCTCCTGTTCGTCGGCAACCGCGAACCCCGCAAGAACCTCACGGGCCTGCTCACCGCCTACCGTCAACTCCTCTCGACCCGGGTGACCTCCCCTCCCCGGGTGGGAGGGGTTGGAACCGGCCCGACGGCAGGTGAGGGGGCCGGGACGACCACGGCCCCGGCGGCGGGCGGCGTGCCTCCCCTCGTCCTGGTCGGCCCCCCCGGCTGGGGCGAGACCCTGGACACCGCGGGACTGCCGGCGGGGGCGGTGCACACACCGGGCTATCTCCCGGAGCTCGACCTCGTCCGCGTCGTCGCCGGGGCCGCCGCGCTGGTCGTCCCCTCCTGGTACGAGGGCTTCGGCCTCCCCGCCCTGGAGGCGCTGGCCTGCGGTGTCCCGGTGGTCGCCTCCGACCTCCCCGCCCACCGCGAGGTCCTGGGCGACCAGGCCGAGCTCATCCCTCCCGGCGACCCCGCCGCCCTGGCCGCCGCCCTGGCCCGGGTCCTGGACGACCCCGGCGGCGAGCCCGTCCGGGCGGCCCGGCGCGCCAGGGCGGCCGGCTTCACCTGGGAGAACTGCGCCCAGGCGACCCTGTCCGCCTACCGCCTGGCCCTGGAGTCCGGCCGGTGACCGCGACCCCGCCCGGCGGGGAGCCGGCGGCCGCGCCGGGGGAGCGGGGGCCGGGCCTGGGCGGTCCCCGGGTCGGGGTGGTGGCCGAGCAGCTGCTGCGACCCGTCCCCGGCGGGGTCGGGCGCTACGTGCGGGCGCTGGCCACCCACCTGCCGGTGGAGGCGGCCGTCGACCGGGGCGCGGTCGAGTTCCTGGTCGCCCGCCACCCGCCCGACCGGCTGGCCGCGGTCGGCCTCCCGGCGGGGACCTGGCAGCTGGCCTGGCCGGGCCGGCTGGTCACCCGGACCTGGGTGACCCTGCGCCGCCCGGCCCTGCCCGGCGGGTTGCTCGACCAGCTCGACCTGGTCCACGCGACCAGCGCCGCCGTGCCCCCCACGGGGAGCAGGCCGCTGGTC
It encodes:
- a CDS encoding glycosyltransferase family 1 protein, encoding MRVGLDATPLLGPRTGVGRYVAGLAGALATLAGPEPEELALVPFSWRGTRDLPAVASQGTGDVPGVARDGPRVRYGRRRAPARLLQAAWARLPWPPVEWLSGPVEVFHGTNFVAPPTRRAATVVTVHDLTYLRFPEMVTDASARYRDLVPRALRRGAVVCTPTAAVATEVAAEYGLPPDRLVVTPLGVDPSWRQATPPDPSWLATHGLPGRYLLFVGNREPRKNLTGLLTAYRQLLSTRVTSPPRVGGVGTGPTAGEGAGTTTAPAAGGVPPLVLVGPPGWGETLDTAGLPAGAVHTPGYLPELDLVRVVAGAAALVVPSWYEGFGLPALEALACGVPVVASDLPAHREVLGDQAELIPPGDPAALAAALARVLDDPGGEPVRAARRARAAGFTWENCAQATLSAYRLALESGR